In Citrobacter sp. RHB25-C09, the following proteins share a genomic window:
- a CDS encoding DeoR/GlpR family DNA-binding transcription regulator, with the protein MLDYAAFPEQRQALIQQILLENGRVVCSDLASRLNVSEHTIRRDLQELSKEGICKKVYGGAVVMLPESADYAARKSNKPEQKSSIAQKCARLVKSGSCIFIDSGTTNLMMAEALPAELALTVVTNAPDIAAVLLKKPLFNVIMLGGQLQRTTGGSVGATAIAQLSEIFFDQGFIGGCAMAPESGLTGFDFSDCEFKRAVIHQCNETIVSLTADKIPAVARYVVAKSSEIDVLVVEENISKEYGEAFREHDIRIYTV; encoded by the coding sequence ATGCTCGATTATGCAGCTTTCCCGGAACAGCGACAAGCGCTTATTCAACAAATTCTTCTGGAAAATGGGCGCGTGGTTTGTAGCGACCTTGCCAGTAGGCTGAACGTGTCAGAACATACCATTCGCCGTGATTTACAAGAACTTAGCAAAGAAGGCATTTGCAAAAAGGTCTATGGTGGCGCGGTCGTGATGCTTCCTGAATCCGCTGACTATGCCGCGCGTAAGAGCAATAAACCAGAACAAAAGAGCAGTATCGCGCAGAAATGTGCACGACTGGTCAAGTCCGGCAGTTGTATATTCATCGATTCCGGCACAACAAACCTGATGATGGCCGAAGCATTGCCCGCCGAACTCGCGCTGACCGTCGTCACCAACGCGCCTGACATTGCTGCCGTATTGCTTAAAAAACCACTGTTCAACGTCATTATGCTGGGTGGTCAACTGCAACGCACAACAGGTGGCAGCGTTGGCGCAACGGCCATCGCGCAGCTATCCGAAATTTTCTTCGATCAGGGATTTATCGGCGGCTGTGCCATGGCACCCGAGTCTGGCCTTACGGGGTTTGATTTCAGCGACTGCGAATTCAAACGCGCGGTGATCCATCAATGCAATGAGACGATAGTGTCACTCACCGCCGATAAAATCCCCGCCGTTGCCCGCTATGTTGTCGCCAAAAGCAGTGAGATTGACGTACTGGTGGTTGAGGAAAACATCAGCAAGGAGTACGGCGAAGCCTTTCGCGAACATGACATTCGCATTTATACCGTATGA
- a CDS encoding sensor domain-containing diguanylate cyclase — translation MSIHCLTALDLLTFPVWIVSPGTEELIFANNTAKQLMQEYTFSQLQKGMFSTHAQDELANYITDLRHHRDIVEILTVTLNSTHSALSCRLSVKELAEFGEVILFEGIETTTTQGLKASRSTNYQRKKQGFYARFFLTNSAPMLLIDPSREGLIVDANLAALNFYGYRHDVMCQKHTWEINMLGRQILPIMHEIARLPGGHKPLNFIHKIADGTTRHVQTYAGPIEIYGDRLMLCIIHDITEQKRLEQELEHAALHDALTGLLNRRQFYQLTEPGQTHPLTMAQDYSLLLIDTDRFKSINDLYGHLKGDEVLCALARDLEESARKGDLVFRWGGEEFVFLLPRTPLDVALQFAESVRASVAKISIPGLPRFTVSIGVAHHESNESIDELFKRVDAALYRAKNDGRNRVLAA, via the coding sequence ATGAGCATACATTGCCTCACTGCCCTTGATTTGCTTACTTTTCCTGTCTGGATTGTTTCACCTGGCACAGAAGAACTCATTTTTGCTAATAACACGGCCAAACAGTTAATGCAGGAATATACGTTCAGCCAATTGCAAAAGGGAATGTTTTCTACCCATGCTCAGGATGAGTTAGCCAATTATATTACTGATTTACGCCACCATCGCGATATTGTTGAAATATTAACCGTCACCCTGAATAGCACTCACTCCGCATTATCCTGCCGACTGTCTGTTAAAGAACTAGCAGAATTTGGCGAAGTGATCCTTTTTGAGGGCATTGAAACGACGACCACGCAGGGGCTAAAGGCCAGTCGCTCCACGAACTATCAGCGTAAAAAGCAAGGCTTCTATGCCCGCTTTTTTTTGACTAACTCGGCACCGATGTTACTCATCGATCCTTCCAGAGAGGGTCTTATCGTCGACGCTAATCTTGCAGCGCTGAATTTTTATGGTTACAGGCATGACGTGATGTGCCAAAAACACACCTGGGAAATCAATATGTTGGGTCGGCAAATTTTGCCCATCATGCATGAAATCGCACGCTTACCGGGTGGGCATAAGCCTTTGAATTTTATTCATAAAATTGCAGATGGCACAACCCGCCACGTTCAAACCTATGCGGGTCCGATCGAAATTTACGGCGATCGACTGATGCTATGCATCATTCATGATATTACCGAACAGAAGCGTCTCGAACAGGAACTCGAACATGCTGCCCTGCACGATGCGCTCACCGGACTGCTTAACCGCCGTCAGTTTTATCAGTTGACCGAACCTGGCCAGACTCACCCTTTAACAATGGCTCAGGATTATAGTTTGCTGCTTATTGATACTGACAGATTCAAGAGCATTAACGATCTCTACGGTCATTTGAAAGGCGACGAAGTGCTCTGCGCGCTGGCGCGAGATCTTGAAGAAAGTGCACGTAAAGGTGACCTGGTGTTCCGCTGGGGGGGCGAGGAGTTCGTCTTTTTATTGCCACGAACACCGCTGGATGTCGCGCTACAGTTTGCGGAATCGGTCCGCGCTTCGGTGGCAAAAATCAGCATTCCGGGTCTTCCGCGCTTTACCGTCAGCATTGGCGTGGCGCATCACGAATCGAACGAAAGCATCGATGAACTGTTTAAACGCGTCGATGCGGCGTTATACAGAGCAAAAAATGATGGCCGCAACCGGGTGCTGGCGGCGTAA
- a CDS encoding VOC family protein: MKIAHMALWTTDLETMARFWGDFFGGTINEKYCSENNPGFESYFVRVGEEIAIELMTKPRLRSVLPDNHTTGWVHLALSVGSKEQVNALAKKAEEKGILVSPPRTTGDGYYEAVIKDPDGNYIEIVE, translated from the coding sequence ATGAAAATAGCCCATATGGCGTTATGGACCACGGATCTCGAAACGATGGCACGTTTCTGGGGCGACTTTTTTGGTGGGACGATCAACGAGAAGTATTGCAGTGAAAACAATCCGGGATTTGAGTCGTATTTTGTCAGAGTCGGTGAGGAGATTGCCATTGAACTGATGACCAAACCCCGCTTACGGTCAGTGCTTCCTGACAATCACACCACGGGTTGGGTTCATCTTGCGCTTTCTGTGGGAAGTAAGGAGCAGGTGAACGCGCTGGCTAAAAAAGCCGAGGAAAAGGGGATTCTGGTGTCGCCGCCACGAACTACCGGCGATGGTTACTACGAAGCCGTGATCAAGGATCCTGACGGGAATTATATCGAAATTGTTGAGTAG
- the uspE gene encoding universal stress protein UspE, producing the protein MAMYQNMLVVIDPNQDDQPALRRAVYLHQRIGGKIKAFLPIYDFSYEMTTLLSPDERTAMRQGVISQRTAWIQEQAKYYIDAGVPVEIKVVWHNRPFEAIIQEVISGGHDLVLKMAHQHDKLEAVIFTPTDWHLLRKCPSPVWMVKDQPWPEGGKALVAVNLASEEQYHNALNEKLVKETLLLAEQVNHTEVHLVGAYPVTPINIAIELPEFDPSVYNDAIRGQHLLAMKSLRQKFSIDEKVTHVEKGLPEEVIPDLAEHLQAGIVVLGTVGRTGISAAFLGNTAEQVIDHLRCDLLVIKPDQYQTPVEIDDEDDD; encoded by the coding sequence ATGGCTATGTATCAAAACATGCTGGTGGTAATCGATCCTAATCAGGACGATCAGCCTGCGTTACGGCGTGCGGTTTATTTACACCAACGGATTGGCGGCAAAATTAAAGCTTTTTTGCCGATTTATGACTTTTCCTATGAAATGACTACCCTGCTGTCACCCGATGAGCGTACCGCTATGCGACAGGGCGTCATTAGTCAGCGCACCGCCTGGATCCAGGAACAAGCTAAATACTATATCGATGCGGGTGTCCCCGTTGAGATTAAAGTGGTCTGGCACAACCGTCCATTTGAAGCCATTATCCAGGAGGTCATCAGCGGTGGTCACGATCTGGTACTGAAGATGGCGCACCAACACGACAAGCTCGAAGCGGTGATCTTTACCCCAACCGACTGGCATTTGTTGCGTAAATGTCCAAGCCCGGTATGGATGGTGAAGGACCAACCCTGGCCTGAAGGGGGGAAAGCGCTGGTGGCGGTTAACCTTGCCAGCGAGGAGCAGTATCACAATGCCCTCAACGAAAAACTGGTGAAAGAGACCTTATTGTTGGCAGAACAGGTCAACCACACCGAAGTTCATCTTGTGGGTGCCTACCCCGTTACCCCAATCAATATTGCCATTGAGTTACCGGAATTTGATCCCAGCGTCTATAACGATGCGATCCGGGGTCAACATCTTTTAGCCATGAAATCGCTGCGTCAAAAATTCAGTATTGATGAAAAAGTCACGCACGTTGAGAAAGGTTTGCCGGAGGAAGTCATTCCAGACTTAGCCGAGCATTTGCAGGCAGGGATTGTGGTTCTGGGTACCGTCGGGCGCACCGGGATCTCAGCCGCGTTTCTTGGCAACACAGCGGAACAGGTGATTGACCATCTGCGCTGCGACCTACTGGTCATTAAGCCCGATCAATATCAGACACCGGTTGAGATTGACGACGAAGACGACGATTAA
- a CDS encoding TetR/AcrR family transcriptional regulator, translated as MSTTKIRRTPGRPRRFDLDQAIETAQYLFHSQGYDAVSVADLTKAFGINPPSFYAAFGSKFGLYTRVLERYNRTGAIPLASLLRNDRPVAECLTDVLNEAAKRYVADQTASGCLVLEGTHCNDPEAREAASALYTAAEQSIHDYIARQYPQDAVRLTDFMSTLMSGLSAKARAGDSLERLQQTVRLAGLALKQIIPE; from the coding sequence GTGAGCACTACAAAAATTAGACGAACCCCGGGACGCCCTCGTCGGTTTGATCTTGATCAAGCCATTGAAACTGCACAGTATCTTTTTCATTCGCAAGGATATGACGCGGTGAGCGTCGCCGATCTGACAAAAGCATTTGGTATCAATCCGCCGAGTTTCTATGCAGCATTTGGCAGTAAGTTTGGGCTGTATACACGTGTACTGGAACGCTATAACCGTACCGGTGCAATCCCATTAGCGTCGCTTTTACGTAACGATCGTCCGGTGGCTGAATGTTTGACTGACGTTCTGAACGAGGCGGCAAAACGCTACGTTGCTGATCAGACCGCGTCCGGCTGCCTGGTGCTGGAAGGCACCCATTGCAACGATCCCGAGGCTCGCGAAGCGGCGAGTGCGTTATACACGGCTGCTGAACAGAGCATTCACGACTATATTGCCCGGCAGTACCCGCAGGACGCCGTTAGGTTGACAGACTTTATGAGTACGTTGATGTCTGGCCTTTCCGCGAAAGCGCGAGCTGGAGATAGCCTGGAACGATTACAGCAAACCGTGCGCCTGGCGGGTCTGGCACTAAAGCAAATTATTCCTGAGTGA
- the ttcA gene encoding tRNA 2-thiocytidine(32) synthetase TtcA: protein MSQNQDISKKEQYNLNKLQKRLRRNVGEAIADFNMIEDGDRIMVCLSGGKDSYTMLEILRNLQQSAPISFSLVAVNLDQKQPGFPEHILPEYLKQLGVEYKIVEENTYGIVKDKIPEGKTTCSLCSRLRRGILYRTASELGATKIALGHHRDDILQTLFLNMFYGGKMKGMPPKLMSDDGKHIVIRPLAYCREKDIERFAEAKAFPIIPCNLCGSQPNLQRQVIADMLRDWDKRYPGRIETMFSAMQNVVPSHLSDINLFDFKGIKHGSEVVDGGDLAFDREEIPLQPAGWQPEEDDNQLDELRLNVVEVK, encoded by the coding sequence ATGTCGCAAAATCAAGATATTAGTAAAAAAGAACAGTACAACCTGAACAAATTACAAAAGCGCTTGCGTCGTAACGTGGGCGAAGCCATTGCCGATTTCAATATGATTGAAGACGGCGATCGCATTATGGTTTGTCTTTCTGGCGGCAAAGACAGCTATACCATGCTGGAAATTTTGCGCAATTTGCAGCAAAGCGCGCCGATCAGCTTCTCCCTGGTGGCCGTTAACCTGGATCAGAAACAACCGGGCTTTCCAGAACATATTCTGCCTGAGTACCTTAAACAACTGGGCGTAGAATATAAAATCGTTGAGGAAAATACCTATGGGATCGTGAAAGATAAAATTCCAGAAGGTAAAACCACCTGCTCTCTTTGTTCACGACTGCGTCGTGGCATTCTCTATCGTACAGCGAGCGAGCTGGGCGCGACTAAAATCGCTCTCGGTCATCACCGCGACGATATTTTGCAGACCTTATTCCTGAATATGTTCTACGGCGGGAAAATGAAAGGTATGCCGCCAAAGCTGATGAGCGACGATGGTAAACATATCGTCATCCGCCCTTTGGCCTATTGCCGCGAAAAAGATATCGAGCGCTTCGCTGAAGCTAAAGCGTTCCCGATTATTCCGTGCAATCTGTGTGGTTCGCAACCGAACCTCCAGCGCCAAGTCATTGCCGACATGCTGCGTGACTGGGATAAACGCTATCCCGGCCGTATTGAGACAATGTTCAGCGCGATGCAAAACGTGGTGCCTTCTCACCTGTCAGACATCAACCTGTTCGACTTCAAAGGCATTAAGCACGGTTCAGAGGTTGTTGATGGCGGCGATCTGGCGTTTGACCGAGAAGAGATCCCGTTGCAGCCTGCCGGTTGGCAACCGGAAGAAGACGATAATCAGTTGGATGAATTACGCCTGAACGTGGTAGAAGTGAAGTAA
- the smrA gene encoding DNA endonuclease SmrA, with translation MNLDDKSLFLDAMEDVQPLKRNVDVHWQPVRNTRAPQRIDTLQLDNFLTTGFLEVIPLDQPLAFRREGLQQGVIEKLHSGKYGQQASLNLLRQPVEECRKLLFGFIHQSLHDGLRNVLIIHGKGREEKSHANIVRSYVARWLTEFDDVQAYCAALPHHGGSGACYVALRKTAQAKQENWERHAKRSR, from the coding sequence ATGAACCTTGACGACAAATCGCTGTTCCTTGACGCCATGGAGGATGTCCAGCCTCTAAAACGTAACGTTGATGTTCACTGGCAGCCGGTGCGTAATACTCGTGCGCCGCAGCGTATTGATACCCTCCAGCTTGATAACTTCCTCACGACGGGTTTTCTCGAAGTCATTCCACTGGATCAGCCGCTGGCTTTTCGCCGTGAGGGGCTACAACAGGGCGTTATCGAAAAACTTCACTCAGGAAAATATGGTCAGCAGGCCAGTCTCAACCTGCTGCGTCAGCCCGTTGAAGAGTGCCGTAAGCTGCTGTTTGGCTTTATACACCAGTCGCTTCATGATGGACTGCGTAACGTGCTGATTATTCATGGCAAAGGGCGTGAAGAGAAATCCCACGCTAATATTGTGCGCAGTTATGTCGCGCGCTGGCTGACGGAATTTGATGACGTCCAGGCGTACTGTGCAGCGCTACCGCATCATGGCGGCAGCGGGGCGTGTTATGTTGCATTGCGCAAAACCGCGCAGGCGAAGCAAGAAAACTGGGAGCGTCACGCCAAACGCAGTCGGTAA
- the dbpA gene encoding ATP-dependent RNA helicase DbpA, which translates to MTAFSTLNALPAAQLENLNELGYLTMTPVQAAALPAILAGQDVRVQAKTGSGKTAAFGLGLLQRIDVTLYQTQSLVLCPTRELADQVAGELRRLARFLPNTKILTLCGGQPFGAQRDSLQHAPHIIVATPGRLLDHLQKGTVSLDALTTLVMDEADRMLDMGFSDAIDEVIRFTPDSRQTLLFSATWPQAIAAISGRVQKAPLSIEIDSVDALPAIEQQFFETSAHGKIPLLQKLLSQHQPASCVVFCNTKKDCQAVCDALNASGQSALSLHGDLEQRDRDQTLVRFANGSACVLAATDVAARGLDIKSLELVVNFELAWDPEVHVHRIGRTARAGQSGLAISFCAPEEAQRANILSEMLQLKLNWMPTPANGAIMPLEAEMMTLCIDGGKKAKMRPGDVLGALTGDMGLDGADIGKITVHPAHVYVAVRHSVAHKAWKQMQSGKIKGKTCRVRLLK; encoded by the coding sequence GTGACCGCTTTTTCTACCCTGAACGCTTTACCTGCCGCCCAACTCGAGAATCTCAATGAGTTGGGCTATTTAACCATGACACCCGTACAGGCTGCGGCGCTTCCAGCGATTCTGGCAGGCCAGGATGTCCGCGTGCAGGCAAAAACGGGAAGTGGTAAGACGGCGGCTTTTGGCCTCGGCTTATTACAGCGCATCGATGTTACGCTTTATCAAACCCAGTCGCTGGTACTCTGTCCTACGCGAGAGCTTGCCGATCAGGTGGCCGGAGAGTTGCGCCGTCTGGCGCGTTTCCTGCCGAATACCAAAATCCTGACGCTGTGTGGCGGACAACCGTTTGGTGCGCAGCGTGATTCGCTTCAGCATGCGCCACATATTATTGTCGCGACGCCGGGACGTTTACTGGATCACCTGCAAAAAGGTACCGTTTCACTGGACGCGTTAACGACGCTGGTGATGGACGAAGCGGATCGGATGCTTGATATGGGCTTCAGTGATGCGATTGATGAAGTCATCCGCTTTACGCCTGATTCCCGTCAGACGTTACTCTTTTCAGCGACCTGGCCGCAGGCGATAGCCGCCATCAGTGGTCGCGTTCAGAAAGCGCCTCTTTCTATTGAGATTGATAGCGTGGACGCACTACCCGCGATTGAACAGCAGTTCTTTGAAACCTCAGCGCATGGCAAAATCCCGCTGCTGCAAAAGTTACTCAGCCAGCATCAACCGGCATCCTGTGTGGTTTTTTGTAACACCAAAAAAGACTGCCAGGCGGTATGCGATGCATTGAACGCCTCGGGGCAAAGCGCACTTTCTTTGCATGGCGATCTGGAGCAGCGCGATCGCGATCAAACGCTGGTACGCTTTGCTAATGGAAGCGCGTGTGTGCTGGCCGCCACCGATGTTGCCGCGCGCGGCCTGGATATTAAATCCCTGGAGCTGGTCGTCAATTTTGAGCTGGCGTGGGATCCCGAAGTTCACGTTCATCGTATCGGACGTACTGCCCGCGCTGGGCAGAGCGGTTTGGCCATCAGTTTTTGTGCGCCGGAAGAGGCACAGCGCGCGAATATTCTTTCCGAGATGTTACAGCTTAAGCTTAACTGGATGCCCACCCCGGCGAATGGGGCGATTATGCCTTTAGAGGCGGAGATGATGACCCTGTGCATCGACGGCGGGAAAAAAGCCAAAATGCGTCCGGGCGATGTTCTGGGGGCGTTAACGGGAGACATGGGGCTGGACGGGGCTGATATTGGCAAAATTACTGTGCATCCGGCGCACGTTTATGTCGCGGTGCGCCATTCCGTGGCCCACAAAGCCTGGAAGCAGATGCAGAGCGGGAAGATCAAAGGCAAAACCTGCCGGGTTCGTCTGTTGAAATAA
- the uspF gene encoding universal stress protein UspF, producing the protein MSRTILVPIDISDSELTQRVISHVEAEAKIDDAQVHFMTVIPSLPYYASLGLAYAAELPTMDNLKAEITSQLEEIIKKFDIPSDRVQLHIAEGSPKDKILEIAKTLPADMIIISSHRPDITTYLLGSNAAAVVRHAECSVLVVR; encoded by the coding sequence ATGAGCAGAACGATTCTTGTACCCATTGATATTTCAGATTCAGAATTAACTCAACGGGTAATTTCTCATGTCGAAGCTGAGGCAAAGATTGACGACGCACAGGTTCATTTTATGACTGTCATTCCGTCTCTGCCCTATTATGCTTCACTGGGGCTGGCCTATGCCGCAGAGTTACCCACCATGGACAATCTGAAAGCCGAAATTACGTCTCAACTGGAAGAGATCATCAAGAAATTTGATATTCCCTCTGACCGGGTGCAACTGCATATCGCGGAAGGCTCTCCAAAAGATAAAATTCTGGAGATCGCAAAAACATTACCGGCTGATATGATTATTATTTCCTCGCATCGTCCGGATATCACCACCTATCTACTGGGCTCCAACGCCGCCGCCGTGGTGCGTCATGCAGAGTGCTCCGTTCTGGTTGTTCGCTGA
- the fnr gene encoding fumarate/nitrate reduction transcriptional regulator Fnr has protein sequence MIPEKRIIRRIQSGGCAIHCQDCSISQLCIPFTLNEHELDQLDNIIERKKPIQKGQTLFKAGDELKSLYAIRSGTIKSYTITEQGDEQITGFHLAGDLVGFDAIGTGHHPSFAQALETSMVCEIPFETLDDLSGKMPNLRQQMMRLMSGEIKGDQDMILLLSKKNAEERLAAFIYNLSRRFAQRGFSPREFRLTMTRGDIGNYLGLTVETISRLLGRFQKSGMLAVKGKYITIENSDALAILAGHTRNVA, from the coding sequence ATGATCCCGGAAAAGCGAATTATACGGCGCATTCAGTCTGGCGGTTGTGCTATCCATTGCCAGGATTGCAGCATCAGCCAGCTTTGCATCCCGTTCACACTTAATGAGCATGAGCTTGATCAGCTTGATAATATCATCGAGCGTAAAAAGCCCATTCAAAAAGGCCAAACGCTATTTAAAGCGGGTGATGAGCTGAAATCGCTCTACGCCATTCGTTCCGGTACGATCAAGAGCTACACCATCACCGAGCAAGGCGATGAGCAAATCACGGGTTTCCACCTTGCGGGCGATCTGGTTGGCTTTGACGCCATCGGCACCGGTCATCATCCAAGCTTTGCGCAGGCGCTGGAAACCTCCATGGTCTGTGAAATTCCCTTTGAAACCCTGGACGATCTGTCTGGTAAAATGCCCAACCTGCGTCAGCAGATGATGCGCCTGATGAGCGGTGAGATTAAAGGCGATCAGGATATGATCCTTCTGCTGTCAAAGAAAAATGCGGAAGAGCGCCTGGCGGCATTCATTTATAACTTGTCACGTCGTTTTGCGCAGCGTGGTTTCTCCCCGCGCGAATTCCGCCTGACAATGACCCGTGGCGATATTGGTAACTACCTGGGGCTGACCGTCGAAACCATCAGCCGTCTACTGGGTCGTTTCCAGAAGAGCGGGATGCTTGCTGTGAAAGGCAAATACATTACTATCGAAAACAGTGACGCCCTGGCAATCCTCGCCGGCCACACGCGTAACGTTGCGTAA
- the zntB gene encoding zinc transporter ZntB, translating to METLKGSEVSVPDAVFAWLLDGKGGVKPLTDEDVITRENPCWLHLNYTHPDSAQWLATTPLLPNNVRNALAGESTRPRVSRLGEGTLITLRCINGSTDERPDQLVAMRLYMDERLIVSTRQRKVLALDDVVSDLEEGTGPTDCGGWLVDVCDALTDHANEFIEELHDKIIDLEDNLLDQQIPPRGFLALLRKQLIVMRRYMAPQRDVYARLSSERLPWMSDDQRRRMQDIADRLGRGLDEIDACIARTGVMADEIAQVMQESLARRTYTMSLMAMVFLPSTFLTGLFGVNLGGIPGGAWRFGFSLFCVLLVVVIGGVTLWLHRSKWL from the coding sequence ATGGAGACCCTAAAAGGCTCAGAAGTGAGTGTGCCAGACGCCGTATTTGCCTGGTTGCTGGACGGGAAGGGAGGCGTGAAACCGCTGACTGATGAGGATGTAATTACCCGCGAAAATCCCTGTTGGTTGCATCTCAACTACACCCATCCTGATAGCGCGCAGTGGCTGGCGACAACTCCGTTATTACCTAATAATGTTCGGAACGCGCTGGCGGGAGAAAGTACCCGTCCACGTGTTAGCCGTCTGGGAGAAGGAACGCTAATCACCTTACGATGCATTAACGGCAGCACGGATGAGCGCCCGGACCAACTAGTGGCAATGCGTTTGTATATGGATGAACGGCTGATTGTTTCCACCCGGCAGCGTAAAGTATTAGCGCTTGACGATGTGGTCAGCGATCTGGAAGAAGGAACCGGTCCGACCGACTGCGGCGGTTGGCTGGTCGATGTCTGTGATGCGCTGACCGATCATGCCAATGAATTTATCGAGGAACTCCACGATAAAATTATCGACCTTGAGGATAATCTGCTCGATCAGCAAATTCCTCCCCGTGGTTTTCTGGCGTTATTACGCAAGCAATTAATTGTCATGCGACGATATATGGCCCCCCAGCGCGACGTTTATGCGCGATTGTCCAGTGAACGTCTGCCGTGGATGTCGGACGATCAACGTCGGAGAATGCAGGATATTGCCGACAGACTGGGGAGAGGGCTGGATGAAATTGACGCTTGTATCGCGCGCACGGGCGTTATGGCGGATGAAATCGCCCAGGTAATGCAGGAGTCTCTGGCGCGTCGTACCTATACCATGTCACTTATGGCGATGGTTTTTCTGCCGAGCACCTTTCTGACCGGGCTTTTTGGCGTCAATCTTGGCGGAATCCCGGGGGGAGCATGGCGTTTCGGCTTTTCATTATTTTGCGTTCTGTTAGTGGTTGTTATTGGCGGTGTTACTTTATGGTTGCATCGCAGTAAATGGTTGTAA
- a CDS encoding DUF2534 family protein, whose translation MIFGKLKTAKGKKFLLCLLGVFIIAATVVTRATIGGVIEQYDIPLSDWTTSMYVIQSSMICVYSLVFTILLAIPLGIYFLGGDDQK comes from the coding sequence ATGATTTTCGGAAAGCTTAAGACGGCGAAGGGCAAAAAGTTTCTGCTGTGCCTGCTGGGTGTGTTTATTATCGCGGCGACCGTGGTGACGCGGGCTACGATTGGTGGTGTGATTGAGCAGTACGACATTCCGTTGTCCGACTGGACGACATCAATGTATGTTATTCAGTCCTCCATGATTTGTGTCTACAGCCTCGTCTTTACAATTCTGCTGGCGATTCCGTTAGGGATTTATTTCCTCGGTGGCGATGACCAGAAATGA
- the ogt gene encoding methylated-DNA--[protein]-cysteine S-methyltransferase: MLTLLEDKIATPLGPLWVICDEQFHLRAVEWEQHSDRMEQLLNIHYRVEGYTRYSVKNPGGLSDILADYFAGNLSVIATLPTATGGTPFQREVWQTLRTIPCGQVMHYGQLAEQLGRPGAARAVGAANGSNPISIVVPCHRVIGRNGTLTGYAGGVQRKEWLLRHEGYLLL; encoded by the coding sequence ATGCTGACCTTACTGGAAGATAAGATTGCAACCCCGCTAGGACCGCTGTGGGTTATTTGTGATGAACAGTTCCATTTGCGTGCCGTTGAGTGGGAACAACACAGCGATCGCATGGAACAACTGCTAAATATTCATTATCGCGTCGAAGGCTACACGCGTTATAGCGTGAAAAACCCCGGCGGCCTCAGCGATATTCTTGCCGATTACTTTGCGGGTAATCTCAGCGTGATTGCTACGCTCCCCACCGCCACAGGCGGCACTCCCTTTCAGCGTGAAGTCTGGCAGACGCTACGAACGATCCCTTGCGGTCAGGTAATGCACTACGGCCAGTTGGCAGAACAACTGGGACGTCCTGGCGCAGCGCGTGCCGTGGGTGCCGCTAACGGTTCGAATCCCATAAGCATTGTTGTACCCTGCCATCGGGTGATTGGACGTAACGGTACTCTGACCGGCTACGCCGGCGGTGTGCAGCGTAAAGAGTGGTTATTGCGCCATGAAGGCTATCTTTTATTGTAA